One Acetobacterium sp. KB-1 DNA segment encodes these proteins:
- a CDS encoding GTPase domain-containing protein, which produces MAKGCESNVLILGKSGVGKTSLCNYIFGADVMKTGAGRPVTGMGIFKETIELSPELTLHLYDSWGLEADKSESWKALIQEVLNQHDVREIKDWFHTIIYCLSAKSARVEDFDLEMIKALGKDGNPVLVVLTHCDVMNVEKAIGAMRAAIINKTGVQNQDIVEVSSHAKQLLSGKQTEVFGKEKIIHRIKVNLLDSISGKMPQILLAIGQEKINQWFKDCQEVVQKQVGFLNPTSEKKETSRNEFFDVYAQDIFDEINKESDALFNEAYEFYRAFSSQFSGNALVEVTDRQKKPQITHFQIKKSGKIRNSIAGAVLLAIPVMGLLGKFALQEKTRAYYRQGLRQNKALLEDHLQICAQILAEELRKINLGLEIED; this is translated from the coding sequence ATGGCTAAAGGCTGCGAAAGCAATGTTCTGATCCTCGGAAAAAGCGGGGTCGGGAAAACATCACTGTGTAATTATATTTTTGGCGCTGATGTCATGAAAACCGGAGCCGGACGGCCGGTGACCGGGATGGGAATCTTTAAAGAAACGATCGAGTTGAGTCCCGAGTTGACCCTCCATCTCTACGACTCCTGGGGTCTTGAAGCGGATAAATCCGAAAGCTGGAAAGCCCTGATTCAGGAAGTCCTTAATCAACATGATGTCCGCGAGATTAAGGACTGGTTTCACACCATTATTTATTGTTTATCAGCCAAATCTGCCCGGGTGGAAGACTTTGATCTGGAAATGATCAAGGCTCTGGGCAAGGATGGCAACCCGGTGTTGGTGGTACTAACCCATTGCGATGTGATGAATGTCGAAAAGGCTATTGGAGCAATGCGCGCAGCGATCATTAACAAGACCGGGGTACAAAATCAGGATATTGTCGAGGTATCCAGCCATGCTAAACAATTACTCAGTGGTAAGCAAACCGAAGTCTTTGGCAAGGAAAAAATCATTCATCGGATCAAGGTTAATCTGCTCGATTCGATTTCAGGCAAGATGCCGCAAATACTTCTAGCGATCGGCCAGGAAAAAATAAATCAGTGGTTTAAAGATTGTCAGGAAGTGGTACAAAAGCAGGTTGGCTTTTTAAACCCGACCTCAGAAAAAAAAGAAACCAGTCGCAATGAATTTTTTGATGTCTACGCGCAAGATATTTTTGATGAGATTAACAAGGAGTCGGATGCGCTTTTCAATGAGGCCTATGAATTCTATCGCGCTTTTAGCAGTCAATTTTCGGGGAATGCCCTGGTGGAAGTGACAGACAGGCAGAAGAAACCTCAGATTACGCACTTTCAGATAAAAAAGAGTGGAAAAATTCGAAACTCGATTGCCGGGGCGGTTCTACTGGCCATTCCAGTCATGGGACTGCTGGGGAAATTTGCCCTCCAGGAAAAAACCCGAGCCTATTATCGTCAAGGGCTGCGACAAAACAAGGCCTTACTGGAAGACCATCTGCAGATCTGTGCCCAGATCCTGGCTGAGGAATTAAGAAAAATTAATTTGGGATTAGAAATTGAAGATTGA
- a CDS encoding YcjF family protein, with product MKDYRPDDFDFNKTLGEISAGIKKPNILICGATGAGKSSVVNYVFGAAMAQIGHGIPVTRGISKYQREDTGVVLYDTEGYEIGTEKISKYKANVEDWVNESFAAATKPAAKDQPELALSNQIHEVWYCISAGNKRVTDMDIDVIQMLRAKKLPVAVVLTQIDNLDAEELQAMEAAIRNHCQVEFFRTSVSDDPAVIAALQDYLQWDELISWAIEHLDESLREGFISALKGNLEAKKRLINHKIIPLYTSAAAAVALTPIPFSDAALLVPIQIKMSLHIMKTYALDQKLGNLSSLVGSVVVSESGRLLAQTLSANLFKLIPGVGTAIGTTVNTVVASSFTAAMGYAISEICFRCATAVFEEGKDIDWADYFNGENIANLMSEWFKASRHG from the coding sequence ATGAAAGACTATCGACCCGATGATTTTGATTTTAATAAAACCCTTGGCGAAATCAGTGCCGGCATCAAAAAACCAAACATCCTAATCTGTGGTGCCACCGGTGCTGGAAAAAGTTCGGTGGTGAATTATGTTTTTGGAGCGGCGATGGCGCAAATTGGCCACGGCATTCCGGTGACCCGGGGAATTAGCAAGTATCAGCGGGAAGATACCGGGGTGGTTCTTTATGACACCGAAGGCTACGAGATCGGCACTGAAAAAATATCGAAATACAAGGCGAATGTCGAAGACTGGGTAAATGAATCTTTTGCAGCCGCTACTAAACCGGCTGCAAAAGATCAACCCGAGCTTGCTCTTAGCAACCAGATTCATGAGGTCTGGTATTGCATTTCAGCTGGCAATAAACGCGTAACCGATATGGATATCGATGTGATCCAGATGCTAAGAGCAAAAAAGCTGCCAGTGGCGGTGGTGCTAACCCAGATTGATAATCTCGATGCCGAAGAATTGCAGGCGATGGAAGCGGCGATTAGAAATCATTGTCAGGTCGAATTTTTCCGTACCAGTGTCTCAGACGATCCCGCCGTGATTGCGGCGCTACAGGATTATCTGCAATGGGATGAGTTGATCAGCTGGGCAATCGAGCATCTGGATGAATCGCTGCGGGAAGGTTTTATCAGTGCCTTAAAAGGCAATCTTGAGGCTAAAAAAAGACTGATCAATCATAAGATTATCCCCTTGTATACCAGTGCGGCGGCAGCGGTGGCACTCACCCCGATCCCCTTTTCGGATGCGGCGCTGTTGGTGCCGATCCAGATTAAGATGTCGCTGCACATCATGAAAACCTATGCGCTGGACCAGAAGCTGGGGAATCTGTCCTCGCTGGTGGGGTCAGTAGTCGTTTCTGAATCTGGTCGGTTACTGGCGCAAACTCTCAGTGCCAACCTCTTCAAACTGATTCCCGGGGTAGGAACAGCCATTGGTACCACCGTCAACACCGTGGTGGCATCTAGTTTTACTGCCGCGATGGGTTATGCTATTTCGGAGATCTGCTTTCGCTGTGCCACTGCAGTATTTGAAGAAGGCAAAGACATCGACTGGGCCGACTATTTTAATGGCGAGAATATTGCCAACTTAATGTCGGAATGGTTCAAGGCCAGCCGGCATGGCTAA
- a CDS encoding TIGR02679 domain-containing protein, translating into MMPDEFAAYLKDSPGYRRIIKQIREKYESLGHLGGTIYLDKISDDERAVLRSLFKKNYLQKSASFSVEKFIKAFESTRYRGSDFEAVLSCYYGEKLSWKKDVRSQYQDQKGQYFEDIIKLFKETPAGLWLEAVLVNKNNAYSLLNLKYNEDPEYLRSLLTQVCQGLNQSVTETEKVRLALFASQVTKDPHAFDMNRDGGRLLLYALASYYKLSYPQNAEAQMELLYQAGLIYDEVSNYTICRGIQAYAGDKIHSGWAGFANCSEPLHVSLWNIGMIDRVTCVNKRVFVFENPTVFSEVAGLLENQPAALICSAGNVKVASLLLLDKIAQSGSDIYYSGDFDPEGLAIADKLKKRYGEKLILWHFTPESYQKIQSKKMISAARLKKLEKIEAPELIRLAQAIKKSGYSGYQEMMVDIYLQDILRG; encoded by the coding sequence ATGATGCCTGATGAGTTTGCCGCTTATCTCAAAGATAGCCCGGGCTATCGCCGAATCATCAAACAGATTCGCGAAAAATATGAATCACTCGGTCATCTCGGTGGCACCATCTATTTAGATAAGATCAGCGACGACGAGCGGGCAGTGCTTAGAAGCCTGTTTAAAAAGAACTATCTCCAGAAAAGTGCCAGCTTCTCAGTCGAAAAATTTATCAAGGCCTTTGAAAGCACCCGCTATCGGGGGAGTGATTTTGAAGCGGTATTGAGCTGCTATTATGGCGAAAAGCTGAGCTGGAAAAAGGATGTGCGAAGTCAGTATCAAGACCAGAAAGGTCAATATTTTGAAGATATAATCAAGCTCTTTAAAGAAACCCCGGCAGGCTTGTGGCTGGAAGCGGTGCTGGTTAATAAAAATAATGCCTATTCCCTGCTTAATTTAAAGTATAACGAAGACCCTGAGTATTTAAGAAGTTTGCTGACTCAGGTTTGTCAGGGATTAAATCAATCGGTGACGGAAACAGAAAAGGTGCGGCTGGCACTTTTTGCCTCGCAAGTTACCAAAGATCCCCATGCCTTTGATATGAACCGTGATGGTGGGCGGTTGCTGCTTTACGCATTAGCCAGCTATTATAAGCTTAGTTATCCGCAAAATGCCGAAGCCCAGATGGAACTCTTATACCAGGCTGGTCTGATTTACGATGAGGTTTCCAATTACACCATTTGTCGGGGGATTCAGGCTTATGCAGGCGATAAAATCCATTCGGGTTGGGCGGGCTTTGCTAATTGCAGTGAACCACTGCACGTCTCGCTTTGGAATATTGGCATGATCGACCGGGTTACTTGCGTCAACAAGCGGGTTTTTGTTTTTGAAAACCCGACCGTCTTTAGTGAGGTGGCCGGGCTGCTGGAGAACCAGCCCGCCGCCCTGATTTGTTCGGCTGGTAACGTCAAGGTGGCAAGCTTATTGCTGTTAGATAAAATCGCCCAGAGTGGCAGTGACATTTATTATAGTGGCGACTTTGATCCGGAAGGGCTGGCGATTGCCGATAAACTCAAAAAAAGATACGGCGAAAAATTGATCTTATGGCATTTTACCCCGGAATCTTATCAGAAGATCCAGTCAAAAAAGATGATCTCAGCAGCCCGTTTAAAAAAGTTGGAAAAGATTGAAGCACCGGAATTAATAAGGTTAGCACAAGCGATTAAAAAATCCGGCTATAGTGGCTATCAGGAAATGATGGTTGATATTTATTTGCAGGATATTTTAAGGGGCTAG
- a CDS encoding TIGR02680 family protein, whose protein sequence is MEKNNQNKKRQDNRWVINRAGLVNFWYYDEETFDFSNGRLLLRGSNGSGKSVTMQSFIPLLLDGNKSPERLDPFGSKARKIENYILGEDENSKEESIGYLFMEFKKKHSDNLATIGMGFKAKRGKPLNSWGFAITDGRRIGEDFFLYKQMGEKIPLTMRELENRIGTGGQVVEGQKNYMKLVNDLIFGFDDLEEYDELVKLLVQLRSPKLSKDFKPTVIYEIMENSLQPLSEDDLRPMSEAIENMDNIKSRLEVLKECKGASDRIRHAFDRYNQFIVVDKARYYNEAHQELTEQQKRQEKIGREISSTTNEIEKLEQMITDLAIQLETQQEKRQELEAHDSVVIREKIIKIEEEIEQKNRQRQEKDQHHETKRQQERELDNQISGYRQEVEAGEQAICRQLAEMDELAEAFAFDEHAFTRDEITKALSEAYDFTYISNTLSAHTQTIGQAIKAIEKQQQIADSYEKLLLELEMLKKEQQEKERLLEQANRQLVEIQDETIEKLHLNNQHNQEYIIPAEGLSQLAREIRQFGPDANVNSIAGILQDQYHNQEAIKRELLYSEQSLWNQIDAERKSKQAEIEAWQKLKDPEPLRADKVTENRKKLVELGIPHVPLYQALDFIEGIDEKNQAAIEEAMADMGILDALIVPAAQREKLLAMPGLSGDHYLFPEPQFMVHTINQYLKVDDALIAISKEEVVSVINSILIDHTHHTHIDEKGNYRLGILWGRATGKETARFIGASARIKYREEKLSCLKAELSEISDRLAAKTQILNQIKTALALLKQEFTASFDPQDLITAATVVKQAGFDAQMSDKALQKKNDEEKSCYHQLQQIKETVHRITLRITLPQDLKTYEEAQAAAISYGSELHRLEKITILLQHSLGSLRVAENRYQEILQEIDDLLYEINQLNQSRSAMEITRVNLNEQLQLTDYPAIQAELEHCLKALKTLPKEKEEAVKILERQKLGLERFYEEEAAVKRTLLLTAKRFQLMEDAFTEELALGYLIRRTEAPLADQARELIQKNPQSEKQNKEQITLRLMEIFKDNSQYLREYAVNSQYVFEDQPLDEENDRFKQVWDLRRRMNITARVAGKVVNFYDLSDHLKDSLDETDKLLKESDRELFEDILVKNISKKISARIFHSEKWVDNMNKLMEKMDTSMGLSFSLKWASKKAETEEQLDTKKLVNLLKMDGNLLRDEDLAALSEHFRSKIALARRTLEDKGVNLTFHSIMRDILDYRKWFEFKLFFKKTGQLSKELTNNGFFKFSGGEKAMAMYVPLFSAVNARYEAAGKESARMLSLDEAFAGVDEQNIRDMFRLLNELDLSYIINSQILWGDYDTVDSLAISELIRPDNADFVTVLNYHWNGKLRRLVIDDA, encoded by the coding sequence ATGGAAAAAAATAATCAAAACAAAAAAAGGCAGGACAACCGCTGGGTAATCAATCGGGCAGGACTCGTAAATTTCTGGTATTATGATGAGGAGACCTTTGATTTTTCTAATGGCCGGCTGCTCTTGCGTGGCTCAAACGGTTCGGGAAAATCGGTAACGATGCAGAGCTTTATTCCGCTGCTGTTAGATGGCAATAAAAGTCCCGAGCGGCTCGATCCCTTTGGTTCTAAAGCCCGAAAAATCGAGAACTATATTCTTGGCGAAGATGAAAACAGTAAGGAAGAATCGATCGGCTATTTGTTTATGGAATTCAAAAAGAAACACTCCGATAACCTGGCCACCATTGGCATGGGCTTTAAGGCTAAACGGGGAAAACCGCTGAACTCCTGGGGCTTTGCCATCACCGATGGCCGGCGGATTGGCGAGGATTTCTTTTTATACAAACAGATGGGTGAAAAAATACCGCTGACCATGCGGGAGCTGGAAAACCGGATCGGGACGGGAGGACAGGTGGTCGAGGGTCAGAAAAACTACATGAAGCTGGTCAATGACCTGATCTTTGGTTTTGATGATCTGGAGGAATACGATGAGCTGGTCAAATTGCTGGTGCAGCTGCGCAGTCCCAAGCTGTCCAAGGACTTTAAACCGACGGTTATCTATGAGATCATGGAAAACTCATTGCAACCCTTGTCTGAAGACGATCTGCGGCCGATGTCTGAGGCGATCGAAAACATGGATAACATTAAGAGTCGACTGGAGGTATTAAAGGAGTGTAAGGGTGCATCTGACCGCATCCGCCATGCCTTTGACCGCTATAATCAGTTTATTGTGGTGGACAAGGCCCGGTATTATAATGAGGCCCATCAAGAATTGACTGAGCAACAAAAACGCCAGGAAAAAATTGGCCGCGAGATTAGCTCAACCACGAACGAAATTGAAAAACTGGAACAAATGATCACGGATCTGGCCATCCAATTAGAAACGCAGCAGGAAAAAAGGCAGGAATTGGAAGCCCATGACAGTGTTGTGATCCGTGAAAAAATCATCAAAATTGAAGAAGAAATCGAGCAAAAAAACCGTCAGCGGCAAGAAAAAGACCAACACCACGAGACCAAAAGACAGCAGGAGCGAGAGCTCGATAATCAGATTTCTGGCTACCGCCAGGAAGTGGAAGCCGGGGAACAAGCGATTTGCCGGCAACTGGCTGAGATGGATGAGCTGGCTGAAGCCTTTGCTTTTGATGAACACGCCTTTACCCGCGATGAAATCACCAAAGCACTGTCCGAAGCCTATGATTTTACCTATATCAGCAATACCCTGAGCGCCCATACCCAGACGATTGGCCAGGCGATCAAGGCGATAGAAAAGCAACAGCAGATCGCCGATAGCTATGAAAAACTATTGCTGGAGCTGGAGATGCTCAAAAAAGAACAGCAGGAAAAAGAGCGCTTACTCGAGCAAGCTAACCGCCAGTTAGTCGAAATTCAGGATGAAACCATCGAAAAACTGCATCTTAACAATCAGCACAACCAGGAATACATCATCCCGGCCGAGGGTTTGAGTCAATTGGCCCGGGAAATCCGGCAGTTTGGTCCGGACGCCAATGTCAACAGCATTGCCGGAATCCTGCAGGACCAGTACCATAATCAGGAAGCGATCAAACGCGAGCTGCTGTATAGCGAACAATCGCTTTGGAATCAGATTGATGCGGAAAGAAAATCGAAACAGGCCGAAATTGAGGCCTGGCAAAAGCTTAAAGATCCCGAACCACTAAGAGCCGATAAGGTCACCGAGAACCGCAAAAAACTGGTTGAGCTGGGGATTCCCCATGTGCCGCTGTATCAGGCACTAGACTTTATTGAGGGGATCGATGAAAAAAACCAGGCCGCGATTGAAGAAGCAATGGCCGATATGGGGATTCTCGATGCCCTGATTGTACCGGCAGCTCAGCGGGAAAAACTGCTGGCAATGCCAGGGCTTAGTGGTGATCACTATCTTTTCCCCGAGCCCCAGTTTATGGTTCATACCATTAACCAGTACCTCAAAGTTGATGACGCCCTCATCGCTATTTCTAAAGAAGAGGTGGTCAGTGTGATAAATAGTATCCTGATTGATCATACCCACCACACCCATATCGATGAAAAGGGCAATTATCGTTTAGGCATCTTATGGGGACGAGCGACCGGTAAGGAGACCGCCCGATTTATTGGTGCTTCTGCCAGAATCAAATATCGGGAAGAAAAACTAAGTTGTCTTAAAGCGGAGCTAAGTGAGATTAGCGACCGGTTAGCGGCAAAGACGCAAATCCTTAATCAGATCAAGACCGCCTTAGCGCTACTTAAGCAGGAGTTCACAGCCAGCTTTGATCCACAAGATTTGATTACCGCTGCCACAGTCGTCAAGCAGGCCGGATTTGATGCCCAGATGAGCGATAAGGCGCTGCAAAAAAAGAATGACGAAGAAAAAAGCTGTTATCACCAGCTCCAGCAGATCAAGGAAACCGTTCACCGGATTACCCTTCGGATCACCCTGCCCCAGGATTTAAAAACCTATGAAGAGGCTCAGGCCGCGGCGATTAGCTATGGCAGCGAACTGCACCGGCTGGAAAAAATCACCATTTTGCTGCAGCACAGTCTTGGGAGTCTGCGGGTAGCCGAAAACCGTTATCAGGAAATCTTACAGGAAATTGATGACCTCCTTTATGAGATCAATCAGCTTAATCAAAGTCGGTCAGCGATGGAAATCACTCGGGTAAACCTAAATGAACAATTGCAACTGACCGATTATCCGGCCATCCAGGCAGAATTGGAACACTGCTTGAAGGCCTTAAAGACCCTGCCCAAAGAAAAAGAGGAAGCCGTTAAGATACTAGAGCGGCAAAAGCTGGGGCTAGAGCGTTTTTATGAGGAAGAGGCGGCGGTTAAAAGAACCCTGTTATTGACAGCAAAGCGCTTTCAATTGATGGAAGATGCCTTTACCGAAGAACTGGCGCTAGGCTATCTGATCCGGCGAACTGAAGCCCCACTGGCCGATCAGGCTCGCGAGTTGATCCAAAAAAATCCCCAGTCGGAGAAACAGAACAAGGAGCAGATTACCCTGCGGCTGATGGAAATCTTTAAAGACAACAGCCAGTATCTGCGTGAGTATGCCGTTAACAGTCAGTATGTCTTTGAAGATCAGCCGCTTGATGAGGAAAATGATCGCTTCAAGCAGGTTTGGGATTTGCGGCGTCGGATGAATATCACCGCCAGGGTCGCTGGTAAGGTGGTTAACTTTTATGATTTATCAGATCACCTGAAAGACAGTCTCGACGAAACCGATAAACTCCTAAAAGAAAGTGACCGGGAATTGTTTGAAGATATTCTGGTTAAAAATATCAGTAAAAAAATCAGTGCCCGGATTTTTCACAGCGAAAAATGGGTAGATAACATGAATAAGCTGATGGAAAAAATGGATACCTCGATGGGTCTTAGCTTTAGTCTAAAATGGGCCAGTAAAAAAGCCGAAACCGAAGAACAGTTAGACACCAAAAAGTTGGTCAACCTACTAAAAATGGACGGTAATCTCTTGCGTGATGAGGATCTTGCTGCCCTTTCTGAGCATTTTCGCTCAAAAATAGCCCTGGCCCGACGCACCCTCGAAGACAAGGGCGTTAATCTGACCTTCCATTCAATTATGCGGGATATTTTAGATTACCGGAAATGGTTTGAGTTTAAGCTCTTTTTCAAGAAAACCGGCCAACTCAGTAAGGAACTGACCAATAACGGCTTCTTTAAATTTAGTGGCGGGGAAAAAGCCATGGCCATGTATGTACCCTTATTTTCAGCGGTTAACGCCCGCTATGAAGCCGCTGGCAAAGAAAGCGCCCGGATGCTTTCGCTTGATGAGGCCTTTGCCGGGGTCGATGAGCAAAATATCCGTGATATGTTCCGGCTCCTGAACGAGCTGGATCTCAGCTATATTATTAACTCGCAGATTCTCTGGGGGGATTATGATACGGTCGATTCACTGGCAATCAGCGAGCTGATTAGGCCAGACAATGCCGATTTTGTCACCGTACTCAATTACCACTGGAACGGCAAGCTGCGAAGGCTGGTGATCGATGATGCCTGA